Proteins found in one Actinokineospora alba genomic segment:
- a CDS encoding sulfite exporter TauE/SafE family protein yields MDLLAVLLTGLLAGGISCAAVQGGLLAGLIARQRPDDAAPAGQTALARLGDDLAPVGGFMAGKLLSHTLLGALLGAIGGAVQLSLGARTTLQFVAGALIIVFGLSQLGVPGFRRIVVMPPLPWMRMVRNQSRSQAALAPAVLGFATVVIPCGVTLSVEALALASGSALAGAATMAVFVLGTGPLFAVLGYAARKAATAWRGRLAIATGVVLLLTGLYTVNGGLELAVSRLMSSEEPVDQTAATITDGAQVVEIVAVTGAYRPPNVGARAGVPTTLLVRSENAKGCVRALVVPSRGIEQTLPVSGETRIDLGVLEPGTLEYSCSMGMYTGVITVT; encoded by the coding sequence GTGGACCTTCTCGCCGTACTCCTCACCGGCCTGCTGGCCGGTGGGATCTCCTGCGCCGCAGTGCAAGGCGGCCTGCTCGCGGGTCTCATCGCCCGGCAGCGGCCCGATGACGCGGCACCCGCTGGGCAGACCGCGCTCGCCCGCCTTGGTGACGACCTCGCGCCCGTCGGCGGCTTCATGGCGGGCAAACTGCTCTCGCACACCCTGCTCGGCGCCCTGCTGGGCGCGATCGGCGGCGCCGTCCAGCTCTCGCTCGGTGCGCGGACCACGCTGCAGTTCGTCGCCGGGGCGCTGATCATCGTTTTCGGGCTCTCGCAGCTCGGGGTGCCCGGATTCCGGCGGATCGTCGTCATGCCGCCCCTGCCCTGGATGCGCATGGTCCGCAACCAGTCGCGCTCGCAGGCCGCGTTGGCGCCCGCTGTCCTCGGGTTCGCCACGGTGGTCATCCCGTGCGGGGTGACGCTCTCGGTCGAGGCGTTGGCCCTGGCGTCCGGGTCAGCCCTCGCCGGTGCGGCGACCATGGCGGTCTTCGTCCTCGGCACCGGCCCGCTGTTCGCCGTCCTCGGCTACGCCGCCCGCAAGGCCGCCACCGCCTGGCGCGGCAGGCTGGCCATCGCCACCGGCGTGGTTCTGCTGCTGACCGGCCTGTACACGGTCAACGGCGGCCTGGAGCTGGCCGTGAGCAGGCTGATGAGTTCCGAAGAGCCGGTCGACCAGACAGCGGCCACCATCACCGACGGCGCCCAGGTCGTCGAGATCGTCGCCGTCACGGGCGCGTACCGCCCGCCCAACGTCGGTGCGCGGGCGGGCGTTCCGACGACCCTGCTGGTGCGCTCGGAGAACGCGAAGGGCTGCGTGCGGGCGCTGGTGGTGCCCTCCCGCGGCATCGAGCAGACGCTGCCGGTGAGCGGCGAGACCCGCATCGACCTCGGTGTGCTCGAACCCGGCACCCTCGAGTACTCGTGCTCGATGGGGATGTACACCGGGGTCATCACCGTCACCTGA
- a CDS encoding ATP-binding protein, whose translation MAALVGRSAELAEVALTVRRPPSVVLVEGEAGVGKTRLVRELARGIDPKGRAVLFGTCQPMRAPLPYGPVVDILRDTRTLLEGVASKLSPLAGALRRLLPELAPLLPPEPARGDVATERHQVFRAVREVLAAYGPTLLVVEDVHWADEGTQDLLRFLTCPPTPDLSVVLTYRRETQPGRHGSLLPGGAHVLLAEGRNTLVRLRPLEPGHVGQLAADLLGTERVADDFARELHRRTAGIPFVVEELLREVREGGLVPRPRALDEVDIPILLRDTLADRLARLGPSVTVVVQAAAVLDTAATEADLAAVAGLTEDGVESALTHALDGAVLHEVGAERYALRHPLATQAVYVSIPGPLRRRMHARAAELLAAAPGPAVVRLAHHYRQAGDLPTWVRRTLAAVDHATQVGDTALALQVLEAALADDALPVRDRNTLAVRLSRVVINGIAGNSTVERLRSVLREETLGPRARGEVRLNLGLLLMNQVGRIEDAQGEIEMALHDLDSQPALAARGYAALTLPFTGTRPVRDHQRWLAEALRIADSATVDDERLMAVRSNEVTVLAQLGDPAAWAAAERLPRPGRSVKIGRQLARAHINLADAAAWLGHHDRARDSLVTGRELLSDTGVPFLSMLATGTELRLDAAGGRWASLEQDAAQLIDQAGDMAYLAADAWVALGWLAIARGDRDTAIRHLDHAHAAAPEHAPICAAIAAGRVTMALTRGDVAAAAVGAERALNAIRHKDNWLWAADLLPPATRALLRTGRVAHAEAIVAEFDQGVSGRDAPLAAAALDLCRGLLATGSAAVDRYTRAAKQYQALPQPHAAAAAYELAGTAAVDLGDIQTALPLLDAAATVFTELGLAKDAARCVRLSRRFRLGTPRGRKSYGGNLSPREREVVHLVAAGSTNRQVAEALYLSTRTVEKHVAQAMRKLGLSSRAEFAAVPLSEPCE comes from the coding sequence GTGGCCGCCCTGGTGGGCCGCTCGGCCGAGTTGGCCGAAGTCGCGCTCACCGTCCGCAGACCGCCCTCGGTCGTGTTGGTGGAGGGTGAGGCCGGGGTGGGCAAGACCCGGCTGGTCCGCGAACTCGCCCGGGGCATCGACCCCAAGGGGCGGGCCGTGCTGTTCGGGACCTGCCAGCCGATGCGGGCGCCGCTGCCGTACGGCCCCGTGGTCGACATCCTCCGCGACACCCGGACGCTGCTCGAAGGGGTCGCCTCGAAGCTGAGCCCGCTGGCGGGCGCGTTGCGTCGGCTGTTGCCCGAGCTCGCGCCGCTGCTGCCCCCCGAGCCCGCGCGCGGCGACGTGGCCACCGAGCGGCACCAGGTGTTCCGCGCGGTGCGCGAGGTGCTCGCCGCCTACGGGCCCACGCTGCTGGTCGTCGAAGACGTGCACTGGGCCGACGAGGGCACCCAGGACCTGCTCCGGTTCCTGACCTGCCCGCCGACCCCGGACCTGTCGGTGGTCCTGACCTACCGCAGGGAGACCCAGCCCGGCAGGCACGGGTCGCTGCTCCCCGGCGGGGCGCACGTGCTGCTCGCCGAGGGCCGCAACACCCTGGTCCGGCTGCGCCCGTTGGAACCAGGGCACGTCGGCCAACTCGCCGCGGACCTGCTCGGCACCGAGCGGGTGGCCGACGACTTCGCGCGGGAGCTGCATCGGCGGACCGCGGGCATCCCGTTCGTGGTGGAGGAACTGCTGCGTGAGGTCCGCGAGGGCGGGTTGGTGCCGCGGCCGCGGGCGCTCGACGAGGTCGACATCCCGATCCTGCTGCGCGACACCCTGGCCGACCGCCTCGCCCGCCTCGGCCCGTCGGTCACCGTCGTCGTCCAAGCCGCCGCGGTGCTGGACACCGCCGCCACCGAAGCCGATCTGGCCGCGGTCGCGGGGCTGACCGAGGACGGCGTCGAGTCCGCGCTGACCCACGCGCTGGACGGCGCGGTGCTGCACGAGGTCGGCGCCGAACGCTACGCGCTGCGCCATCCGCTGGCGACGCAGGCGGTGTACGTGTCGATCCCGGGCCCGCTGCGCCGCCGCATGCACGCGCGGGCCGCCGAGCTGCTCGCCGCCGCCCCTGGGCCCGCGGTGGTCCGCCTCGCCCACCACTACCGGCAGGCCGGTGACCTGCCGACCTGGGTGCGCCGCACCCTGGCCGCGGTCGACCACGCCACCCAGGTCGGCGACACGGCGCTCGCCCTGCAGGTGCTCGAGGCCGCGCTCGCCGACGACGCGCTGCCCGTGCGGGACCGCAACACCCTCGCGGTGCGGCTGAGCCGGGTGGTGATCAACGGGATCGCGGGCAACAGCACCGTCGAGCGGCTGCGCAGCGTGCTGCGGGAGGAGACGCTCGGCCCCCGCGCGCGCGGGGAGGTGCGGCTCAACCTGGGCCTGTTGCTGATGAACCAGGTCGGCCGGATCGAGGACGCCCAAGGCGAGATCGAGATGGCTCTGCACGACCTGGACAGCCAGCCTGCCCTGGCCGCCCGCGGCTACGCGGCGCTCACCCTGCCGTTCACCGGGACCAGGCCGGTGCGCGACCACCAGCGCTGGCTCGCCGAGGCACTGCGGATCGCGGACTCGGCCACGGTCGACGACGAGCGGCTCATGGCCGTGCGGTCCAACGAGGTGACCGTGCTGGCGCAGTTGGGCGATCCCGCCGCGTGGGCCGCGGCCGAGCGGCTGCCCCGGCCCGGCCGCTCGGTCAAGATCGGCAGGCAGCTCGCCCGCGCCCACATCAACCTCGCCGACGCCGCCGCGTGGCTCGGGCACCACGACCGCGCCCGGGATTCCCTCGTCACCGGCCGCGAGTTGCTCTCCGACACCGGCGTGCCATTCCTGTCGATGCTGGCCACCGGCACCGAGCTGCGGCTGGACGCGGCGGGCGGCCGATGGGCGAGCCTGGAGCAGGACGCGGCGCAGCTCATCGACCAGGCCGGGGACATGGCCTACCTGGCCGCCGACGCGTGGGTCGCCCTGGGCTGGCTGGCCATCGCCCGCGGCGACCGCGACACCGCGATCCGACACCTCGACCACGCCCACGCCGCGGCCCCCGAGCACGCACCCATCTGCGCGGCGATCGCGGCGGGCCGGGTCACCATGGCGCTGACCCGCGGCGACGTGGCCGCGGCGGCGGTCGGGGCGGAGCGGGCGCTGAACGCCATCCGGCACAAAGACAACTGGCTGTGGGCGGCCGACCTCCTCCCACCCGCCACCCGCGCGCTGCTGCGGACGGGGCGGGTCGCCCACGCGGAGGCCATCGTCGCCGAGTTCGACCAAGGGGTGTCGGGCCGGGACGCGCCGCTGGCGGCCGCCGCGCTCGACCTGTGCCGGGGGCTGCTCGCCACCGGGAGCGCGGCGGTGGACCGCTACACCCGCGCCGCCAAGCAGTACCAGGCCCTGCCGCAGCCGCACGCGGCCGCCGCGGCCTACGAACTCGCGGGCACCGCCGCGGTCGACCTGGGCGACATCCAGACCGCGCTGCCGCTGCTCGACGCCGCCGCGACCGTCTTCACCGAACTGGGCCTGGCCAAGGACGCCGCCCGGTGCGTCCGGCTGAGCCGCCGGTTCCGCCTGGGAACACCGCGCGGCCGCAAGAGCTACGGCGGCAACCTCTCACCCCGGGAACGCGAGGTCGTGCACCTGGTCGCGGCGGGCAGCACCAACCGCCAGGTCGCCGAAGCCCTCTACCTCTCGACCCGGACGGTGGAGAAACACGTCGCCCAGGCGATGCGCAAACTCGGTCTGAGCTCGCGGGCCGAGTTCGCGGCGGTGCCGCTCTCCGAACCGTGCGAATAA
- a CDS encoding heavy metal translocating P-type ATPase, giving the protein MTTNVVTARPAEIELAIGGMTCASCANRIERRLNKLDGVTATVNYATEKAKIVYPDGVDPAELVAQVEAAGYTATVPRAEPEPDSAPPADPLRQRLIGSVLLSVPVIAMAMVPALQFTYWQWISLMLAAPVVGWAAWPFHQAAWANLRHGAATMDTLISMGTLAAFGWSLYALLFGSAGVPGMTHPFELTIRRMGGEASIYLEVAAGVTTFILAGRYFEARSKRRAGSALRALLELGAKEVAVLRDGVEVRVPIGQLAVGDRFVVRPGEKIATDGVIEDGKSAVDAAMLTGESVPVEVGPGDAVVGATVNAGGRLLVRATRVGSDTQLAQMAKLVEDAQTGKAAVQRLADRVSGVFVPIVIALALGTLFFWLGAGVGTTAAFTAAVAVLIIACPCALGLATPTALLVGTGRGAQLGILIKGPEVLESTRRIDTIVLDKTGTVTTGRMSLVDVVTAEGVDRDEALRLAGAVEHASEHPIAQAIAVAAQDLGDLPPVEDFSATEGLGVHGVVDGHAVLVGRTELLRAWSLELPADLAEAKAAAEAQGRTAVAVAWDGEPRAVLVVADTVKPTSADAIRMLRGLGLTPVLLTGDNAAVAESVAREVGIDEVIAEVLPQDKVDVVARLQKEGKVVAMVGDGVNDAAALAKADLGLAMGTGTDVAIEAADLTLVRGDLRAAADAIRLSRSTLATIKGNLFWAFAYNVAALPLAAAGLLNPMLAGAAMAVSSAFVVANSLRLRRFRSSAV; this is encoded by the coding sequence ATGACCACCAACGTCGTCACGGCTCGCCCGGCTGAGATCGAACTCGCCATCGGCGGCATGACGTGTGCCTCGTGCGCCAACCGGATCGAGCGCAGGCTCAACAAGCTCGACGGGGTGACCGCGACCGTCAACTACGCCACCGAGAAAGCAAAGATCGTCTACCCGGACGGGGTCGACCCGGCCGAGCTCGTCGCGCAGGTCGAGGCCGCGGGATACACCGCGACCGTGCCCCGCGCGGAGCCGGAGCCGGACTCGGCGCCGCCCGCGGACCCGTTGCGGCAGCGGCTGATCGGCTCGGTGCTGCTGTCGGTTCCGGTCATCGCGATGGCGATGGTCCCGGCGCTGCAGTTCACCTACTGGCAGTGGATCTCACTGATGCTGGCCGCGCCCGTCGTCGGGTGGGCGGCATGGCCGTTCCACCAGGCGGCGTGGGCGAACCTGCGGCACGGCGCCGCGACCATGGACACCTTGATCTCGATGGGGACGCTGGCCGCGTTCGGCTGGTCCCTGTACGCGCTGCTGTTCGGTTCGGCGGGTGTGCCCGGCATGACCCACCCGTTCGAGCTCACTATCCGCCGCATGGGCGGGGAGGCGAGCATCTACCTCGAGGTCGCGGCGGGCGTCACCACGTTCATCCTCGCCGGCCGCTACTTCGAGGCCAGGTCGAAGCGTCGCGCGGGCTCGGCGTTGCGGGCGCTGCTGGAACTGGGCGCGAAGGAGGTCGCCGTTCTGCGCGACGGCGTCGAGGTCCGGGTGCCGATCGGGCAACTGGCCGTGGGCGACCGGTTCGTCGTGCGGCCGGGGGAGAAGATCGCCACCGACGGCGTCATCGAGGACGGCAAGTCCGCTGTGGACGCCGCCATGCTGACCGGCGAGTCGGTCCCGGTCGAGGTCGGCCCGGGTGACGCCGTGGTCGGCGCGACGGTGAACGCGGGCGGCAGGCTGCTCGTGCGGGCCACCCGGGTCGGTTCCGACACCCAGCTGGCGCAGATGGCGAAGCTCGTCGAGGACGCGCAGACCGGCAAGGCCGCGGTGCAGCGGCTCGCCGACCGGGTGTCCGGCGTGTTCGTGCCGATCGTGATCGCGCTGGCCCTGGGCACGCTGTTCTTCTGGCTCGGCGCCGGGGTCGGCACCACGGCGGCCTTCACCGCGGCGGTCGCCGTGCTGATCATCGCCTGCCCGTGCGCCTTGGGCCTGGCGACGCCGACCGCGCTGCTGGTGGGCACGGGCCGGGGAGCGCAGCTCGGAATCCTGATCAAGGGCCCGGAAGTCCTGGAGTCCACCCGCCGGATCGACACGATCGTGCTCGACAAGACGGGCACGGTGACCACCGGCCGGATGTCCCTTGTGGACGTTGTCACCGCCGAGGGCGTCGACCGCGACGAGGCGCTTCGGCTGGCGGGCGCGGTGGAGCACGCGTCGGAACACCCGATCGCGCAGGCCATCGCGGTGGCCGCCCAGGACTTGGGCGACCTGCCGCCGGTCGAGGACTTCAGCGCGACCGAGGGCTTGGGCGTGCACGGCGTCGTCGACGGGCACGCGGTCCTGGTCGGCCGCACCGAGTTGTTGCGGGCGTGGAGCCTGGAGCTGCCCGCCGATCTGGCCGAGGCCAAGGCGGCGGCTGAGGCTCAGGGCCGAACCGCCGTCGCCGTCGCTTGGGACGGCGAGCCCCGGGCCGTGCTCGTGGTCGCGGACACCGTCAAGCCGACCTCGGCGGACGCCATCCGCATGCTGCGCGGCCTGGGTTTGACGCCGGTGCTGCTGACCGGCGACAACGCGGCCGTGGCCGAGTCGGTCGCCCGCGAGGTCGGCATCGACGAGGTCATCGCGGAGGTCCTCCCGCAGGACAAGGTCGACGTGGTCGCCCGGCTGCAGAAGGAAGGCAAGGTCGTCGCCATGGTCGGCGACGGCGTGAACGACGCGGCCGCGCTGGCCAAGGCGGACCTGGGACTGGCCATGGGCACCGGCACCGATGTGGCCATCGAGGCGGCCGACCTGACGCTGGTCCGGGGTGACCTGCGCGCGGCGGCAGACGCGATCCGCTTGTCCCGCAGCACTTTGGCGACGATCAAGGGCAACCTGTTCTGGGCGTTCGCCTACAACGTGGCGGCACTGCCGTTGGCGGCGGCCGGACTGTTGAACCCGATGCTGGCGGGCGCGGCGATGGCGGTGAGTTCGGCCTTCGTGGTCGCGAACAGCCTGCGGCTGCGCCGATTCCGGTCGAGCGCGGTCTGA
- a CDS encoding heavy-metal-associated domain-containing protein, with the protein MSESTTYTVTGMTCGHCVQSVRDEVGRIDGVTSVKVDLPTGAVTVESTRDLAEAEVRAAVAEAGYELTA; encoded by the coding sequence ATGTCCGAGTCCACCACCTACACCGTCACCGGGATGACCTGTGGCCACTGTGTCCAGTCCGTTCGGGACGAAGTCGGCCGCATCGACGGTGTCACGTCGGTCAAAGTCGACCTCCCGACCGGCGCGGTCACCGTGGAGAGCACCCGCGACCTCGCCGAAGCCGAGGTGCGCGCCGCAGTAGCGGAAGCCGGTTACGAACTGACCGCCTAG
- a CDS encoding DUF4396 domain-containing protein, whose protein sequence is MGAHDHGAMDHSAMGHGPVSWRMAASATLHCLTGCAIGEVLGMVIGTALGWGNVATIVLAVVLAFFFGYALTMRGVLRAGVGFKQAVKVALAADTLSIAVMEVVDNAIMVAVPGAMEAGVNSLLFWGALAFALGVAFVVTWPINRWMIGRGLGHAVVHAYH, encoded by the coding sequence ATGGGTGCGCACGACCACGGCGCCATGGACCACAGCGCGATGGGGCACGGCCCCGTGAGCTGGCGGATGGCCGCGTCCGCCACGCTGCACTGCCTCACCGGCTGCGCCATCGGCGAGGTGCTCGGCATGGTGATCGGCACCGCGCTGGGCTGGGGGAATGTGGCCACGATCGTGCTCGCCGTCGTCCTCGCCTTCTTCTTCGGCTACGCACTGACGATGCGCGGCGTGCTGCGGGCGGGAGTCGGCTTCAAGCAGGCAGTCAAGGTCGCGCTCGCCGCCGACACCCTGTCCATCGCGGTGATGGAGGTCGTCGACAACGCCATCATGGTGGCCGTGCCGGGCGCCATGGAGGCAGGCGTGAACAGCCTGCTGTTCTGGGGCGCCCTCGCGTTCGCCCTGGGTGTGGCCTTCGTCGTCACCTGGCCGATCAACCGGTGGATGATCGGCCGCGGCCTGGGCCACGCCGTGGTCCACGCCTACCACTGA